The proteins below are encoded in one region of Ephemeroptericola cinctiostellae:
- a CDS encoding FecR family protein: protein MKKVLWGTQLQALMCMGAFVTSMAYAQEACDGDPLVNVPRKVQSVVKGGHVHKVKHVRAPNPTLISQHGGVLLTDANGKSRPLFDDSGQLTTIKNGDTVQTLGDGFTSIRSSDGSRLVIPSNSTVYMKRISQTPIQIELKQGRVENYVADSSKSTAKNKTKTSYQIRTPAVTLSVRGTQFRVQYSEGENVARTAISDGLVAAQRPSVCAAATLLERGDGALVSQQGIKKVPMLPAPDLSGLSPVVRGYDMGFKLPAMGKAVQYHVQAAYDEQFLSVVQEGYSKTPDVKLNHLDSGFYFVRFSAIDANGIEGFASSDHFLYQPDTPY from the coding sequence ATGAAAAAAGTACTTTGGGGCACTCAACTGCAAGCACTCATGTGTATGGGTGCTTTTGTCACGTCTATGGCCTATGCACAAGAAGCTTGCGATGGTGACCCTTTGGTCAATGTCCCTCGAAAAGTCCAATCTGTTGTCAAAGGGGGTCACGTGCATAAAGTCAAACATGTGCGAGCTCCTAATCCCACGCTCATTTCTCAACATGGGGGTGTGCTGTTAACAGATGCCAATGGCAAGTCTCGCCCACTTTTTGACGACAGTGGACAACTCACCACCATCAAAAATGGGGATACTGTGCAAACATTGGGCGATGGTTTTACCAGCATTCGTTCCAGTGATGGGAGTCGTTTGGTCATTCCGAGCAATTCCACCGTGTATATGAAGCGCATCAGCCAAACACCCATACAAATCGAACTCAAGCAAGGGCGCGTTGAAAATTATGTGGCCGACTCAAGCAAATCGACCGCCAAAAATAAAACCAAAACCAGTTATCAAATTCGCACGCCTGCGGTCACATTGAGTGTGCGAGGCACACAATTTCGCGTTCAATACAGCGAGGGCGAAAATGTAGCGCGAACGGCCATTTCAGACGGTTTAGTGGCGGCACAGCGGCCATCGGTGTGTGCTGCCGCAACCTTGCTTGAGCGAGGGGATGGCGCGTTGGTCTCTCAGCAAGGCATCAAAAAAGTTCCCATGTTGCCAGCCCCTGATTTGTCTGGATTGTCTCCAGTTGTGCGTGGTTATGACATGGGTTTTAAGTTGCCAGCCATGGGCAAAGCCGTTCAATACCATGTTCAAGCGGCTTATGATGAGCAGTTCTTGTCTGTGGTGCAAGAGGGGTACAGTAAAACGCCCGATGTGAAATTAAATCATTTGGACAGTGGGTTTTATTTTGTAAGGTTCTCTGCGATTGATGCCAATGGCATCGAAGGCTTTGCCAGCAGTGATCATTTCTTGTATCAGCCCGATACGCCGTACTAA